A stretch of the Ptychodera flava strain L36383 chromosome 18, AS_Pfla_20210202, whole genome shotgun sequence genome encodes the following:
- the LOC139117499 gene encoding cilia- and flagella-associated protein 45-like: MSKSPRPSSAATSGDEDSDYDLDGPPKEFNMNTKGQICQKVHINKIKVGIRRHPGHYTIGTLRFAPEGGSLIHYYNGKHWEVDLGDKPLERSTRRLTISAVHESLDDEQRRRIAEERETMQRASITLRPLNKEFKRAISKSQDMYDKQIMKQIQDQEDLKDEAQSELIWKANKKVIDEQIEEERERRSSILSAMIHGDKDETDDEFKAIVHAMAETNRKWNDVQDDLMGAISELEDVRLEEDHEIDERCKELKDNFVACFNRASALIKLQLTEESEKRRRKFMSEDPNLDYDALRRRSMFFRDLAQQEMIRVFAGVMHDDTIKEETSIEQTRKTQEMLLEQMVRSYNAKEADHEMAEERARRIMEAEGELAGEIDAIKEDMKDIMVRVQEQMLLLKFHGHKVKAPRYHESYDFQDAESERDHKLRTMRLQSRRKSCVVTD, encoded by the exons ATGTCGAAAAGC CCAAGGCCAAGTTCTGCGGCAACTTCTGGAGATGAGGACTCTGATTACGATCTCGATGGCCCTCCTAAAGAATTTAATATGAACACTAAAGGGCAAATCTGCCAGAAAGTGCACATAAACAAGATTAAAGTTGGGATAAGAAGGCATCCTGGTCATTACACG ATTGGAACATTACGTTTTGCCCCCGAAGGCGGCAGCCTTATCCACTATTACAATGGTAAGCACTGGGAGGTTGATCTGGGTGATAAACCCTTAGAAAGATCAACAAGAAGACTGACAATTTCTGCTGTTCATGA ATCATTAGATGACGAACAAAGACGACGAATTGCAGAAGAAAGAGAAACAATGCAGAGAGCATCCATCACTTTAAGACCACTCAATAAAGAGTTCAAAAGAGCCATTAGTAAGAGTCAG GACATGTATGATAAACAAATAATGAAGCAAATCCAGGACCAAGAAGACCTGAAGGATGAGGCACAGAGTGAGCTCATCTGGAAAGCCAATAAGAAGGTTATTGATGAACAAATTGAGGAAGAAAGAGAGCGTCGTTCATCCATTTTAAGTGCTATGATACATGGTGACAAG GATGAGACAGATGATGAGTTCAAAGCTATCGTTCATGCCATGGCTGAGACAAACAGAAAATGGAATGATGTACAGGATGATCTCATGGGAGCAATATCAGAACTGGAG GATGTGAGACTTGAAGAAGACCATGAAATTGATGAAAGATGCAAAGAGCTCAAGGATAACTTTGTCGCTTGTTTCAATCGTGCCTCTGCCTTGATAAAACTCCAGCTGACT GAAGAATCTGAAAAACGCAGGCGAAAGTTCATGTCAGAAGATCCCAATCTTGACTATGATGCACTGAGACGTCGTTCCATGTTTTTTAGGGATTTGGCACAGCAAGAGATGATCCGAGTTTTTGCAGGAGTGATG CATGACGACACCATTAAGGAAGAAACATCTATCGAACAAACTCGCAAAACTCAAGAAATGTTGCTTGAACAGATGGTTAGAAG CTACAATGCCAAGGAAGCAGACCATGAGATGGCAGAAGAGAGGGCTCGGCGTATCATGGAAGCTGAAGGAGAACTGGCTGGGGAGATTGACGCCATCAAAGAAGATATGAAAGACATCATGGTCAGGGTTCAAGAACAAATGCTGCTCCTTAAATTCCATGGACATAAG GTCAAAGCTCCTAGATACCATGAAAGCTATGATTTCCAAGATGCTGAAAGTGAACGGGATCACAAACTACGCACCATGCGATTACAGTCACGCAGAAAATCCTGTGTTGTGAC GGATTAA